A stretch of the Azorhizobium caulinodans ORS 571 genome encodes the following:
- a CDS encoding ABC transporter permease, which yields MLAYVLRRVLAAIPVMGVVALFVFLLLRLTPGDPAAIIAGDTATPAQLEAIRTSLGLDKPIPVQFLTWISQLAHGDLGTSLISKTPVTTLIGQRLGPTLNLALVTMVLSILIAVPMGVLAAWKHGTLIDNLVMALCVLGFSVPVFVIGYVLIQVFAINLRWFPVQGFSTIANGIGPFAQRATLPAFTLASIYVALIARMTRASLLDVLGEDYIRTARAKGVAERIVLFRHALRNSAVPILTVIGTGFALLISGVVVTESVFNIPGLGRLIVDAVLARDYPVIQGLILLTSGIYVFINLMVDLSYSLLDPRIRY from the coding sequence ATGCTCGCTTATGTTCTCCGGCGCGTGCTCGCCGCCATCCCCGTCATGGGCGTGGTCGCGCTGTTCGTCTTCCTGCTGCTGCGCCTCACGCCCGGCGACCCCGCCGCCATCATCGCCGGCGACACGGCGACACCGGCACAGCTGGAGGCCATCCGCACCAGCCTCGGGCTCGACAAGCCCATACCCGTCCAGTTCCTCACCTGGATCAGCCAGCTCGCGCATGGCGATCTCGGCACCTCGCTCATCTCCAAGACGCCCGTGACGACGCTGATCGGCCAGCGCCTCGGGCCGACGCTCAACCTCGCGCTCGTCACCATGGTGCTTTCGATCCTCATCGCCGTGCCCATGGGCGTGCTGGCGGCCTGGAAGCACGGCACGCTCATCGACAATCTCGTGATGGCGCTGTGCGTGCTCGGCTTCTCCGTGCCGGTCTTCGTCATCGGCTATGTGCTGATCCAGGTGTTCGCCATCAATCTGCGCTGGTTCCCTGTTCAGGGCTTCAGCACGATCGCCAACGGCATCGGCCCCTTCGCCCAGCGCGCCACCCTCCCCGCCTTCACCCTCGCTTCCATCTATGTGGCGCTGATCGCCCGCATGACGCGTGCGAGCCTGCTGGACGTGCTGGGGGAAGACTACATCCGCACCGCCCGCGCCAAGGGCGTCGCCGAGCGCATCGTCCTGTTCCGCCACGCTTTGCGCAACAGCGCCGTGCCCATCCTCACGGTCATCGGCACCGGCTTTGCCCTGCTCATCTCGGGCGTGGTGGTGACCGAAAGCGTGTTCAACATTCCCGGCCTCGGACGGCTCATTGTCGATGCGGTTCTGGCCCGCGACTATCCGGTCATACAGGGGCTGATCCTTCTCACCTCCGGCATCTATGTGTTCATCAACCTGATGGTCGATCTCTCCTATTCCCTGCTGGACCCGAGGATCCGCTACTGA
- a CDS encoding amino acid ABC transporter permease: MSAFLTQSSEYLPILIKGLWLTIAVTTLALCLSTALGLVWALLRTSGVPMLAAPTRVFVELVRGVPILVILFYIYFVMPDFGIDLSAFQAGVIGLALTYSCYIGETFRAGIEAVDRGQVEAAKSIGMKRPLMMRRVILPQAFKIVLPPYGNNIVMLLKDSSQVSVISVAELTMQGKMLASSTFNNMTIFTLVALLYLCLTVPLNIVMRQLELRLGKAR; the protein is encoded by the coding sequence ATGTCCGCCTTTCTCACCCAATCCTCCGAATATCTGCCCATCCTCATCAAGGGGCTGTGGCTGACCATCGCCGTCACGACGCTGGCGCTGTGCCTGTCCACCGCCCTCGGTCTCGTCTGGGCGCTGCTGCGCACCTCCGGCGTGCCGATGCTTGCCGCCCCCACGCGGGTGTTCGTGGAACTGGTGCGCGGCGTGCCGATCCTCGTCATCCTGTTCTACATCTATTTCGTCATGCCGGACTTCGGCATCGATCTCTCCGCCTTCCAGGCCGGCGTCATCGGTCTCGCCCTCACCTATTCCTGCTATATCGGCGAAACCTTCCGTGCCGGGATCGAGGCGGTCGACCGGGGGCAAGTGGAAGCGGCCAAGTCCATCGGCATGAAGCGCCCGCTCATGATGCGCCGGGTGATCCTGCCGCAGGCCTTCAAGATCGTGCTGCCGCCCTATGGCAACAACATCGTCATGCTGCTGAAGGATTCCTCGCAGGTCTCGGTGATCTCGGTGGCCGAGCTGACCATGCAGGGCAAGATGCTGGCGTCCTCCACCTTCAACAACATGACCATCTTCACGCTGGTGGCCCTGCTCTATCTGTGCCTCACGGTGCCGCTGAACATCGTGATGCGCCAGCTCGAACTGCGCCTGGGGAAAGCCCGATGA
- a CDS encoding ABC transporter substrate-binding protein, which translates to MFLKSLAALAVGIAVGFSAPVMAQESFKVGVTTTGVPFTFVDTTTQQPTGAMVDLAKAIATEVGLKPTFELTAFSALVPSLSTHKIDVISAGMLATDERRKVVDFSEPVYTYGDAMFVAADAKDVTLDDLKGQVVGAQVGTTFADSLKALNIFSEVKLYESIADIMRDVKLGRIKAGFGDQPIIAYQIAKNPGLGVRLVKGYKPLKEGQVALAIAKDNPALLTKVNAAILKLKASGELDKIFAAYGL; encoded by the coding sequence ATGTTTCTGAAATCTCTCGCCGCTCTGGCGGTCGGCATCGCAGTGGGCTTCTCCGCACCCGTGATGGCGCAGGAGAGCTTCAAGGTGGGCGTCACCACCACCGGCGTTCCCTTCACCTTCGTGGACACCACCACCCAGCAGCCCACCGGCGCCATGGTGGACCTCGCCAAGGCGATCGCGACCGAAGTCGGCCTGAAGCCCACCTTCGAGCTGACCGCCTTCTCGGCGCTGGTGCCCTCGCTCAGCACCCACAAGATCGACGTCATCTCCGCCGGCATGCTTGCCACCGACGAGCGCCGCAAGGTCGTGGATTTCAGCGAACCGGTCTATACCTATGGCGACGCCATGTTCGTGGCCGCCGACGCCAAGGATGTCACGCTCGACGACCTCAAGGGCCAGGTGGTGGGCGCGCAGGTGGGCACCACCTTCGCCGACAGCCTAAAGGCCCTGAACATCTTCAGCGAAGTGAAGCTCTACGAGAGCATCGCCGACATCATGCGCGACGTGAAGCTCGGCCGCATCAAGGCGGGCTTTGGCGATCAGCCGATCATCGCCTACCAGATCGCCAAGAACCCCGGCCTCGGCGTGCGGCTCGTGAAAGGCTACAAGCCTCTCAAGGAAGGCCAGGTCGCCCTCGCCATCGCCAAGGACAATCCGGCCCTGCTGACCAAGGTCAATGCCGCCATCCTCAAGCTCAAGGCGAGCGGCGAGCTGGACAAGATCTTCGCCGCCTACGGCCTCTGA
- a CDS encoding M20/M25/M40 family metallo-hydrolase has translation MDLSALPFDTTSMLARLRPWIECESPTYDPAAVSRAVALAARDAAAAGGQVDHIPGPDGLGDCARIRFPHRDAGTPGILVMGHFDTVHPIGTLEKLAFRQEGNLCWGPGLLDMKGGTFTALEALIQLTRAGIETPLPITFLFTSDEEIGSPGTRTLIEEEAKTHKYVLVPEPGLADKGVTTGRYAIARYKLTAYGRASHAGATLKEGRSAIREMARRIPEIEDMTSDDCTFSVGVVHGGQWVNCVATTCSGEALSMAKRQEDLDRGTTRILALNERREDGTGFEVKTSVVRPVWEPNAGSMALHALAKSIAGELGFDLPHRSSPGGSDGNFTGALGIPTLDSLGPCGGDYHTLNEHIRIDTLAERGRLIAGLMARLS, from the coding sequence ATGGACCTCTCTGCCCTGCCGTTCGACACGACATCCATGCTGGCGCGCCTGCGCCCCTGGATCGAGTGCGAGAGCCCTACCTATGACCCGGCGGCCGTCTCGCGCGCCGTGGCGCTGGCCGCGCGCGACGCGGCGGCGGCAGGCGGACAGGTCGACCATATCCCCGGGCCGGACGGGCTCGGGGACTGCGCCCGCATACGCTTTCCGCACAGGGATGCCGGCACGCCCGGCATCCTTGTGATGGGCCATTTCGACACCGTGCATCCCATCGGCACGCTGGAAAAGCTCGCCTTCCGGCAGGAGGGCAACCTGTGCTGGGGGCCGGGCCTGCTGGACATGAAGGGCGGCACCTTCACCGCGCTGGAGGCGCTGATCCAGCTCACGCGAGCCGGCATCGAGACGCCGCTGCCCATCACCTTCCTCTTCACCAGCGACGAGGAGATCGGCAGCCCCGGCACCCGCACCCTCATCGAAGAGGAAGCGAAGACGCACAAATATGTGCTGGTGCCCGAGCCCGGCCTTGCCGACAAGGGCGTGACCACGGGACGCTATGCCATCGCCCGCTACAAGCTCACCGCTTACGGCCGGGCGAGCCATGCCGGCGCAACGCTGAAGGAAGGGCGTTCCGCCATACGGGAGATGGCGCGACGCATTCCCGAAATCGAGGATATGACCTCGGACGACTGCACCTTTTCGGTCGGCGTCGTCCATGGCGGGCAGTGGGTGAACTGCGTTGCCACGACCTGCAGCGGCGAAGCGCTGAGCATGGCCAAGCGGCAGGAGGACCTCGACCGCGGCACCACCCGCATCCTGGCCCTCAACGAGCGGCGGGAGGACGGCACCGGCTTTGAGGTGAAGACCAGCGTGGTGCGCCCCGTGTGGGAGCCGAACGCGGGCTCCATGGCGCTCCACGCCCTCGCGAAATCCATCGCCGGAGAACTCGGCTTCGATCTGCCCCACCGCTCCTCGCCCGGCGGCTCGGACGGCAATTTCACGGGAGCGCTCGGCATCCCGACGCTGGACAGCCTCGGGCCCTGCGGCGGCGACTATCACACGCTCAACGAGCACATCCGCATCGACACCTTGGCCGAGCGGGGCCGCCTCATCGCCGGCCTGATGGCCCGACTGTCCTGA
- a CDS encoding helix-turn-helix domain-containing protein: MASTEDEAASEHDRAFGSSIREARLARGLSLQRVADAAGLSVGLLSQVERGISSPSVRVLRAICGALGVTVQSLFGEDGAPLSESRHVMRPYQRRRLDLGAKGIVKEFLSRSDLSTLQIMEIILAPGGSSGEEAYNHIGEEGGVVVEGAMELVIDGTVHRLMQGDSFAFESALPHKFRNLSEGVTRVLWITTPPVW, translated from the coding sequence GTGGCGTCAACCGAGGACGAGGCGGCGAGCGAGCATGATCGTGCCTTCGGGTCCAGCATCCGCGAGGCGCGGCTCGCGCGCGGGCTTTCGCTCCAGCGCGTGGCGGATGCGGCCGGTCTTTCGGTGGGGTTGCTCAGCCAGGTGGAGCGCGGGATTTCCTCGCCCTCCGTGCGCGTGCTGCGGGCGATCTGCGGTGCCCTTGGAGTCACCGTGCAATCGCTGTTCGGGGAGGACGGGGCTCCGCTCTCCGAGAGCCGCCATGTGATGCGGCCTTACCAACGCCGGCGGCTCGATCTCGGAGCCAAGGGCATCGTGAAGGAATTCCTCAGCCGCAGCGATCTCAGCACGCTGCAGATCATGGAAATCATCCTCGCGCCCGGCGGCAGTTCCGGCGAGGAGGCCTATAACCACATTGGCGAGGAAGGCGGCGTGGTGGTGGAAGGCGCGATGGAACTCGTCATCGACGGCACCGTGCACCGCCTCATGCAGGGGGATTCCTTCGCCTTCGAGAGCGCCCTGCCGCACAAGTTCCGCAACCTCTCGGAGGGCGTCACCCGCGTGCTCTGGATCACCACGCCGCCGGTGTGGTGA
- a CDS encoding ABC transporter permease, translating into MAASSPSDAGALPVSRPRYLPNLSRLRFAPTVAAVCLVLIAAMALLAPLLAPHDPITMLPTQRLKPPSPMYLLGTDSYGRDLLSRLIYGARVSLIVGLGVMVISIAIGLPLGLLSGYFRTLDAILMRVMDGLMAIPSVLLAIAVVSLSGSSLTTVMIAITIPEVPRVVRLVRSVVLSARNEPYVEAAIAMGTRLPALLYRHLMPNTYAPLIVQGTYICASAIVTEAILSFLGAGIGTETPSWGNMISEGRMYFQLKPMLIFWPGLLLSMCILSVNLIGDAARDVLDPRLKKRTGA; encoded by the coding sequence ATGGCCGCCTCCTCTCCCAGTGATGCGGGCGCCCTGCCCGTCAGCCGGCCGCGCTATCTGCCGAACCTGTCGCGGCTGCGCTTCGCGCCGACGGTCGCCGCCGTCTGCCTCGTGCTGATCGCCGCCATGGCGCTCCTCGCGCCGCTGCTGGCCCCGCATGATCCCATCACCATGCTGCCGACGCAGCGGCTGAAGCCGCCCAGCCCCATGTATCTGCTCGGCACGGATTCCTACGGCCGCGACCTACTTTCTCGGCTCATCTATGGCGCGCGGGTCTCGCTCATCGTCGGGCTGGGGGTGATGGTCATCTCCATCGCCATCGGCCTGCCGCTCGGCCTGCTGTCGGGCTATTTCCGCACGCTGGATGCCATCCTCATGCGGGTGATGGACGGCCTCATGGCCATTCCGAGCGTACTGCTCGCCATCGCCGTGGTGTCGCTCTCCGGCTCGTCGCTGACGACGGTGATGATCGCCATCACCATTCCCGAGGTGCCGCGCGTGGTGCGCCTTGTGCGCTCTGTGGTGCTCTCCGCGCGCAACGAGCCTTATGTGGAGGCGGCCATCGCCATGGGCACGCGCCTGCCGGCTCTGCTCTATCGCCACCTGATGCCCAACACCTATGCGCCGCTGATCGTGCAGGGCACCTATATCTGCGCCTCGGCCATCGTGACGGAAGCCATCCTTTCCTTCCTCGGCGCCGGCATCGGCACCGAGACTCCCTCCTGGGGCAACATGATCTCGGAGGGGCGCATGTACTTCCAGCTGAAGCCCATGCTCATCTTCTGGCCGGGCCTGCTTCTCTCGATGTGCATCCTGTCCGTGAATCTGATCGGCGATGCCGCCCGAGACGTACTCGACCCGCGGCTCAAGAAGAGGACCGGCGCATGA
- a CDS encoding M20 aminoacylase family protein, which translates to MPALPEIEAFADDLVAIRRDIHAHPEIGFEEVRTSALVAEKLASWGVEVHRGIGKTGVVGVLHGAKGPGRRIGLRADMDALPMDEATNLPFSSKYPGKFHGCGHDGHTTMLLGAARYLASNNDFAGTVHFIFQPAEEGLGGARAMLADKLFERFPCDEVYGLHNAPNIEAGKVRIFAGPAQAGADFFDIKITGRGSHGARPEVSRDPVIAATALVQALQSIVSRNADPQHAAVLSVTKIHSGSAYNVIPQEATLGGTTRFFDAATGELMRQRMRTVAAGIAATFEMEIDVEIRSIFDVLVNHEAQSDAAAKSIAKIVGAENLLTDVAPIMGSEDFADMLRAVPGAYFWVGHGGDVPVHNPGFVLDEAILPIGSSLLATVATDRLAAA; encoded by the coding sequence ATGCCTGCATTGCCCGAAATCGAAGCTTTCGCCGACGATCTCGTCGCCATCCGCCGCGACATCCATGCCCATCCGGAAATCGGCTTCGAGGAAGTGCGCACCTCCGCGCTGGTGGCCGAGAAGCTCGCCTCCTGGGGCGTCGAGGTGCATCGTGGCATCGGCAAGACCGGCGTCGTCGGCGTGCTGCACGGCGCCAAGGGTCCGGGCCGTCGCATCGGCCTGCGCGCCGACATGGACGCCCTGCCCATGGACGAAGCGACCAACCTGCCTTTCTCCTCCAAATATCCCGGCAAATTCCACGGCTGCGGCCATGACGGCCACACCACCATGCTGCTGGGCGCAGCCCGCTATCTTGCCAGCAACAACGACTTTGCCGGCACCGTCCATTTCATCTTCCAGCCGGCCGAGGAGGGTCTCGGCGGCGCCCGCGCCATGCTGGCTGACAAGCTGTTCGAGCGCTTCCCCTGTGATGAAGTCTATGGCCTGCACAATGCGCCGAACATCGAGGCCGGCAAGGTGCGCATCTTCGCCGGCCCGGCCCAGGCCGGGGCCGACTTCTTCGACATCAAGATCACGGGCCGCGGCTCCCATGGCGCGCGCCCGGAGGTCTCCCGCGACCCGGTGATCGCCGCGACCGCTTTGGTGCAGGCGCTGCAATCCATCGTCAGCCGAAATGCCGATCCCCAGCACGCCGCCGTGCTGTCGGTGACCAAGATCCATTCCGGTTCGGCCTATAACGTCATTCCCCAGGAAGCGACGCTCGGCGGCACCACCCGCTTCTTCGATGCGGCCACCGGCGAACTCATGCGCCAGCGCATGCGCACCGTCGCCGCCGGCATCGCCGCCACCTTCGAGATGGAGATCGACGTGGAGATCCGCTCCATCTTCGACGTGCTGGTGAATCACGAGGCCCAGAGCGACGCCGCCGCCAAGAGCATCGCCAAGATCGTCGGTGCCGAGAACCTGCTCACCGACGTGGCCCCGATCATGGGCAGCGAGGACTTCGCCGATATGCTGCGGGCTGTCCCCGGTGCCTATTTCTGGGTCGGCCATGGTGGCGACGTGCCGGTGCACAATCCTGGCTTCGTCCTGGACGAGGCCATCCTGCCCATCGGCTCCAGCCTGCTGGCGACGGTCGCCACCGACCGCCTCGCGGCGGCCTGA
- a CDS encoding M81 family metallopeptidase, producing the protein MTRIAVGGFMHETNTFAPAQAPYAAFEHGGGFPPISRGAEIFERMPGKNTGLSGFIAAAAEKGWEVLPTLWCAAAPSAHVTEDAFERIMAEMLERLAAFGPVDGVYLDLHGAMVTTHYDDGEGETEARVRDLIGPDVPLVVSLDLHGNVSRRMVDEADALVAYRTYPHVDMADTGRRAADVLADRMAGKPFAKAFRQIPFLMPIAWQCTEMEPCRTLYQQLAQIEREMGLVHLSFLPGFPAADFPDCGGSVVAYADTQAKADAAADAMTALILAQEDAFAGSAFSPEAGVREAMAIAATAKKPVVISDTQDNPGAGGTSDTTGMLRALLACGAERAALGLMVDPQAADAAHAAGVGGQVTLALGGKSGLPGDAPFEGTFTVEALSDGTFNATGPYFGKGPMFLGRSACLRIGGVRVVVASRKAQLADQAMFRYVGIEPTEQAILVNKSSVHFRADFTPIAETILVCTAPGAMPLSPASLPWKHLRPGVRLEPNGPAFA; encoded by the coding sequence ATGACCCGCATCGCCGTCGGCGGCTTCATGCACGAGACGAACACCTTTGCCCCCGCACAGGCGCCCTACGCCGCCTTCGAGCATGGCGGCGGCTTCCCGCCCATCAGCCGGGGCGCGGAAATCTTCGAGCGGATGCCGGGGAAGAACACCGGCCTCTCCGGCTTCATCGCCGCCGCAGCCGAAAAGGGCTGGGAGGTGCTGCCGACGCTCTGGTGCGCCGCTGCGCCCTCCGCCCATGTGACCGAGGACGCCTTTGAGCGCATCATGGCCGAGATGCTGGAGCGTCTGGCCGCCTTCGGCCCGGTGGATGGCGTCTATCTCGACCTCCACGGCGCCATGGTGACCACCCATTACGACGACGGCGAGGGCGAGACCGAGGCCCGCGTGCGCGACCTCATCGGTCCCGACGTGCCACTGGTGGTGAGCCTCGACCTGCACGGCAATGTCTCGCGTCGCATGGTGGACGAGGCGGATGCGCTGGTGGCCTATCGCACCTATCCGCACGTGGATATGGCCGACACCGGCCGGCGCGCGGCGGATGTTTTGGCCGACCGCATGGCGGGCAAGCCCTTCGCCAAGGCCTTCCGGCAGATCCCCTTCCTCATGCCCATCGCCTGGCAGTGCACGGAGATGGAGCCCTGCCGCACGCTCTATCAGCAGTTGGCACAGATCGAGCGCGAGATGGGGCTGGTCCACCTGTCCTTCCTGCCCGGCTTCCCCGCCGCCGATTTTCCGGACTGCGGCGGCAGCGTTGTCGCCTATGCGGACACCCAGGCGAAGGCCGATGCGGCCGCGGACGCGATGACCGCCCTCATCCTCGCGCAGGAGGACGCCTTCGCCGGCAGCGCCTTCTCGCCCGAGGCGGGCGTGCGGGAAGCGATGGCCATCGCCGCCACGGCGAAAAAGCCGGTGGTGATCTCCGACACGCAGGACAATCCCGGCGCCGGTGGCACCTCCGACACCACGGGCATGCTGCGCGCGCTGCTCGCCTGCGGTGCCGAGCGGGCGGCGCTCGGCCTGATGGTGGACCCGCAGGCGGCAGACGCAGCCCATGCCGCGGGCGTCGGGGGTCAGGTGACGCTGGCGCTCGGCGGAAAGTCGGGCCTTCCGGGGGATGCGCCGTTCGAGGGCACCTTCACGGTAGAGGCTCTCTCCGACGGCACCTTCAATGCCACCGGCCCGTATTTCGGCAAGGGGCCGATGTTCCTCGGTCGCTCTGCCTGCCTGCGCATCGGCGGCGTGCGGGTGGTGGTCGCCTCGCGCAAGGCGCAGCTCGCCGATCAGGCAATGTTCCGCTACGTGGGCATCGAGCCGACCGAGCAAGCGATCCTCGTGAACAAGAGTTCCGTGCATTTCCGGGCCGATTTCACGCCGATTGCGGAAACCATTCTGGTCTGCACCGCGCCCGGTGCCATGCCCCTTTCCCCCGCCAGCCTGCCGTGGAAGCATCTGCGCCCCGGCGTGCGACTGGAACCCAACGGCCCGGCCTTCGCCTGA
- a CDS encoding ABC transporter ATP-binding protein, whose translation MSGTPSPILTIDNLCVDIAALKRRVLDGISLSIAPGETLCLVGESGSGKSVTSLATMGLLPKKVLGLSGGSIKLEGEELVGASDARLRALRASRMAMIFQEPMTALNPVIPVGRQIEEVLKTHLHLSGRERREKVLAMMEQVHLPNIERVYASYPHQLSGGQRQRIMIAMALILDPKLLIADEPTTALDVTTQKQILKLIKELQGRMGTSVLFITHDMGVVADIADRVCVMHHGKVVETGPIDTILRAPQEDYTRRLLGAVPSLTPRPPRPETSPETVLSVSELEKTYASRALFRAPRETVAAKDVSFRLQRGRTLGIVGESGSGKSTVARCVMRLIDPTSGSIRLGAQEVSDLSPSVLRPYRKRIQMIFQDPYRSLNPRITVGESIAEGPRNFGVPAAVALKRARELMPLVGLPEDAVERFPHQFSGGQRQRIAIARALAMEPDVLVADEAVSALDVSVQAQVLDLLADLQTRLGIAILFITHDLRVAAQICDDVVVMHKGRIVEYGTAEEVLATPKADYTRDLLAAAPGRHWDFANFRPLEPAAAGA comes from the coding sequence ATGAGCGGCACCCCTTCCCCCATCCTGACCATCGACAATCTGTGTGTCGACATCGCCGCGCTCAAGCGGCGGGTTCTTGACGGCATCTCCCTCTCCATCGCGCCCGGCGAGACCCTGTGTCTCGTGGGTGAGAGCGGTTCGGGCAAATCCGTCACCTCGCTCGCCACCATGGGCCTGCTGCCCAAGAAGGTGCTCGGCCTCTCAGGCGGCAGCATCAAGCTTGAGGGCGAGGAACTGGTGGGCGCAAGCGATGCCCGCCTGCGGGCGCTTCGGGCCAGCCGCATGGCCATGATCTTCCAGGAGCCGATGACGGCGCTCAATCCGGTGATCCCGGTGGGCCGCCAGATCGAGGAGGTTCTGAAGACCCACCTGCATCTCTCCGGTCGCGAGCGTCGGGAGAAGGTGCTGGCGATGATGGAGCAGGTGCACCTGCCCAATATCGAGCGCGTCTATGCCTCCTATCCGCACCAACTCTCCGGCGGCCAGCGCCAGCGCATCATGATCGCCATGGCGCTGATCCTCGATCCCAAGCTGCTGATCGCGGACGAGCCCACCACGGCGCTGGACGTCACCACCCAGAAGCAGATCCTGAAGCTCATCAAGGAGCTGCAGGGACGGATGGGCACGTCCGTCCTGTTCATCACCCATGACATGGGCGTGGTGGCGGACATTGCGGACCGGGTGTGCGTGATGCACCACGGCAAGGTGGTGGAGACTGGCCCCATCGACACCATCCTGCGCGCGCCGCAGGAGGACTACACCCGCCGCCTGCTGGGCGCCGTGCCGAGCCTCACGCCCCGCCCGCCGCGTCCGGAAACCTCGCCGGAGACCGTGCTCTCGGTGAGCGAACTGGAAAAGACCTACGCCTCCCGCGCCCTGTTCCGTGCGCCGCGCGAGACGGTGGCGGCCAAGGACGTCTCATTCCGCCTGCAGCGCGGTCGCACGCTCGGCATCGTGGGCGAGAGCGGCTCGGGCAAGTCCACGGTGGCCCGCTGCGTGATGCGGCTCATCGACCCCACCTCGGGCTCGATTCGCCTCGGCGCGCAGGAAGTCTCTGACCTCTCGCCCAGCGTGTTGCGCCCCTATCGCAAGCGCATCCAGATGATCTTTCAGGACCCCTACCGCTCGCTCAACCCGCGCATCACGGTGGGCGAGAGCATTGCGGAAGGCCCGCGCAATTTCGGCGTGCCCGCCGCCGTGGCGCTGAAGCGCGCCCGCGAGCTGATGCCGCTCGTCGGCCTGCCGGAGGATGCCGTGGAGCGGTTTCCGCACCAGTTCTCGGGCGGCCAGCGCCAGCGCATCGCCATCGCGCGGGCGCTCGCCATGGAGCCCGATGTGCTGGTGGCGGACGAGGCGGTCTCGGCCCTCGACGTTTCCGTGCAGGCGCAGGTGCTGGACCTTCTGGCCGACCTCCAGACCCGGCTCGGCATCGCCATCCTGTTCATCACCCACGACCTGCGGGTGGCAGCCCAGATCTGCGACGATGTGGTTGTGATGCATAAGGGCCGCATTGTGGAATACGGTACGGCCGAGGAAGTTCTCGCCACCCCGAAGGCGGACTACACCCGCGACCTCCTGGCCGCCGCCCCCGGCCGCCATTGGGACTTCGCCAATTTCCGGCCGCTGGAGCCCGCCGCCGCCGGCGCGTGA